From a region of the Haematobia irritans isolate KBUSLIRL chromosome 4, ASM5000362v1, whole genome shotgun sequence genome:
- the LOC142235955 gene encoding uncharacterized protein LOC142235955, whose amino-acid sequence MGPTKGTSTRPTDPSGEPSGTSSSSKNCPDQEKFLFDCDHLIGFCTWFEQTDIADQTDSVLEVKLEDLENRWQRLQTSYENLMLSPKPDSSKDVRENAKLNFNASSEAYYTARSHILDILRISRGYSRENTRHSLVPNYFPQNQPTVQNSSQDVPNSCIKVPPCDTEVFNGGYEEWPSFRDMFTAVYVNHPKLTRAQKLYHLRNKTRGPAGAIVKRYTLCDENFEIAWNALRGRYENQRVLVDNQIKVLFNIPQATAENSQSIQQIHSAVNDCLCTLKTLNVDVGSWDPILVYLVSTKLPDETLALWEQSLRSHRDLPTWNQLDEFLTNRFEIVERISSIKATKSKSPSISQKSGVVQTFHSQDKLNTNCPLCNNAHTLRTCHKFRKFSVQQRIDYVYKQKMCINCLSPSHLKNSCKSTNSCFVCHKPHHSLLHLRGKNEQDTNKVAVTSANRDNHTEISDSLVTHTSHNECPSTSNTESSAHIQANFSSNSDMILLRTALIQIEHNDKLVTVRALLDPGSQRTFISEKIRKRLQIPAKHAHFEIFGICNQHQVADKKCEIIIVSEKYDVRFTVSAIVLPKVTKRIPSHSFEIEHNSDLIGLDLADPHFNRSSEIDVILGNDCEGFINLEGIKKKLCGNTSAYNTIFGWVLSGPIRTEIVQSFSTNVYESEDFSISKLLRNFWEQEEVPMAPLVSESDRFCEEFYAQTTTRNSKGRYVVRLPFKREFSESLFLGSSRFLSLAQFNRMEATLTKNPELEAQYFSVLNEYITLDHVEETSARELCCGGKFNSFYLPHHAVVRPEHKSTKVRIVFNASRKSKSGYSLNDVLHTGPTLQTDLTSVILNWRKYKYVFCGDIQKMYRQILLHPGDREFQRILFKPDQDGPVRDFRLKTVTFGVNCAPFLAIRTLRQLASDNEELYPRVAKVLRNETYVDDVLSGGFSVEETIKVRDELISVLNSAGFPLMKITANDRNLLSYLPQEALYDSNFLRFHEASSTKTLGVVWNALTDTFSYVVKSFQSHEHMTKRMVLSAVAQLFDPAGWVAPVVIRSKILMQQLWLEGIDWDDVLSSDALSKWNNLVSDLEHIGHISIPRWLQYCPSDTIEIHGFCDASQSAMCACIYVRCKTSSPVVFSNLLLAKSKVAPLKPVCLPRLELNGAFLLARLVKFVISTFDFAISGVTLWTDSSIVLGWLSKPPWTWETYVANRTSKIHDLAPNAVWRHVSTQDNPADLGTRGCRPQDLVGNSLWFHGPRWLTNPPENWPGRNPLMVTDIGKRKDVQVWYGRLDETDELDRFSSYSRALKVISYIFRFYNNCRSRIQACHRDISPVLSQDEVNKTKQRLISLAQKRFYSEEYEYLDRSEPLPRKSALMCLNPFIDDHGVLRVNGRLTDSSLPYNERYPIILPGNSRLCHLYLVHLHQFLAHGECTLMCRMAQTEFYISRLKPRVKSIIHKCKTCIVYKQKRCHQIMAPLPPERCIITPPFHVTGIDFAGPFDIRSSSLRKSPLMKGYVSIFVCFSTKAVHLEPCSELSTAAFEAAFSRFVGRRGLPRRVVTDNGRNFLGASRKMLKEFRTFINGAEKDISQKYTSHGFEWQFIPPYAPHMGGLWESAVKSFKHHFKRIAGSHRFTFEQFATVLARIEGVLNSRPISSVSEDPTDLTALTPGHFLKGAPIMALPEPVIQNLSLLNRWTKLKAIHRQFATRWKEDYLKALHKRYKWKNTTLNLKVGDLVVVMDDLLPPNDWKLGRVVQTHHGSDNNTRVADIKVSSGIVTRPIVKLCYLPLMDETS is encoded by the coding sequence ATGGGTCCTACCAAGGGTACAAGTACGAGACCCACCGATCCATCTGGGGAACCATCTGGCACTTCATCGTCATCAAAAAATTGTCCCGatcaagaaaaatttctcttCGACTGCGACCATTTGATAGGGTTCTGCACATGGTTTGAACAAACGGATATTGCGGATCAAACAGATTCGGTATTAGAAGTCAAATTAGAAGATTTGGAGAATAGGTGGCAGCGGTTACAAACCTCTTATGAGAATTTGATGTTATCTCCCAAACCGGATAGTtctaaagatgtgagggaaaacgcTAAGCTCAACTTTAATGCGAGCTCAGAGGCCTATTATACGGCTCGATCACACATTCtcgacattttacgaatatctaGAGGATATTCTAGGGAAAATACTAGACATAGCCTCGTTCCTAATTATTTTCCACAAAATCAACCTACGGTTCAGAACTCTTCTCAAGATGTCCCTAACAGTTGTATCAAAGTGCCTCCGTGTGACACAGAGGTTTTCAATGGCGGGTATGAGGAATGGCCCTCTTTCCGTGATATGTTCACGGCAGTTTACGTGAACCACCCAAAATTGACAAGGGCGCAAAAATTATACCATCTCAGGAACAAGACTAGGGGCCCAGCAGGGGCAATAGTAAAAAGGTACACTTTGTGCGATGAGAATTTTGAAATTGCATGGAATGCTCTCCGAGGGCGTTACGAAAATCAACGTGTCTTAGTTGACAATCAAATAAAAGTGCTGTTCAATATTCCACAAGCCACGGCTGAGAATAGTCAGTCTATACAGCAAATCCATTCGGCTGTGAATGATTGTCTCTGTACGTTAAAAACTCTCAATGTTGACGTAGGAAGTTGGGATCCGATATTGGTATATTTAGTGTCAACCAAATTACCTGATGAAACCCTTGCACTATGGGAGCAATCACTCAGGTCTCACCGCGATTTGCCAACGTGGAATCAGTTGGATGAATTTCTTACAAATAGATTTGAAATAGTCGAAAGGATTTCTAGCATAAAAGCTACCAAAAGCAAAAGCCCTTCGATATCTCAGAAATCTGGTGTTGTTCAGACGTTTCATTCACAGGATAAGTTAAACACCAATTGTCCACTTTGTAACAATGCGCATACACTGAGAACATGCcacaaatttcgaaaattcaGTGTTCAACAGCGTATTGATTATGTTTATAAGCAAAAGATGTGTATAAACTGTCTTTCCCCGTCTCATCTCAAAAACAGCTGCAAAAGCACGAATTCTTGTTTTGTTTGTCACAAGCCACATCATAGTTTGTTGCACCTTAGAGGCAAAAATGAACAAGACACAAACAAAGTTGCGGTCACATCAGCCAACAGAGATAATCATACAGAAATTTCGGATTCTCTGGTAACTCACACGTCTCATAATGAATGTCCATCTACTTCGAATACAGAAAGCTCGGCTCATATCCAGGCCAATTTTTCCTCAAATAGTGATATGATTCTGCTTCGAACGGCGTTGATTCAGATCGAACACAATGATAAATTGGTTACGGTTAGAGCGTTACTCGACCCTGGTTCTCAACGAACTTTCATATCAGAAAAGATTCGGAAGCGGTTGCAAATTCCTGCAAAACATGctcattttgagatttttggAATTTGCAACCAGCATCAAGTTGCTGACAAGAAATGTGAGATTATTATTGTGTCTGAAAAATACGATGTTCGTTTTACCGTTTCTGCGATAGTTTTGCCAAAAGTTACGAAGCGAATCCCTTCGCACTCATTTGAAATTGAACATAACTCTGATCTAATAGGATTGGACTTGGCCGATCCCCACTTCAATAGGTCTTCAGAAATTGATGTAATTTTGGGGAATGATTGTGAGGGGTTCATAAATCTTGAAGGTATTAAGAAAAAGTTGTGTGGCAATACTTCGGCGTATAATACAATATTTGGATGGGTGCTCAGTGGTCCTATTCGTACTGAAATAGTACAGTCTTTCTCTACCAATGTATATGAATCGGAAGATTTTTCGATTAGCAAGCTGCTACGAAATTTTTGGGAACAAGAAGAAGTCCCAATGGCTCCCCTCGTCTCTGAATCTGACCGTTTCTGTGAAGAATTTTATGCACAAACAACGACTCGGAACTCGAAGGGTCGTTATGTGGTGCGCTTACCTTTCAAACGAGAGTTTTCCGAATCTTTATTTCTTGGCTCCTCCAGATTTCTATCACTAGCTCAATTTAATCGAATGGAAGCCACACTTACGAAGAATCCTGAATTAGAGGCACAATATTTTTCAGTTCTGAATGAATATATTACGCTCGACCATGTTGAGGAAACCTCGGCTCGAGAGTTATGTTGCGGCGGCAAGTTTAATTCATTCTATCTTCCTCATCATGCGGTGGTGCGGCCGGAGCACAAGTCAACCAAAGTCAGAATTGTTTTTAATGCGTCTCGGAAGAGTAAATCTGGGTATTCTCTAAATGATGTCCTCCATACAGGACCTACACTACAAACAGATTTGACTTCAGTTATTTTGAATTGGCGGAAATATAAGTACGTCTTCTGTGGGGATATACAGAAGATGTATCGGCAGATTTTACTGCATCCAGGTGATAGAGAGTTTCAGCGCATTTTATTCAAGCCGGACCAAGACGGCCCTGTGCGTGATTTTCGTCTAAAAACTGTAACGTTTGGGGTAAATTGCGCGCCGTTTCTAGCAATTCGTACCCTTAGACAACTTGCTAGCGATAATGAGGAATTGTATCCAAGAGTTGCCAAGGTCTTAAGAAATGAGACCTATGTCGATGATGTCCTATCGGGAGGTTTTTCTGTTGAGGAGACAATTAAAGTGCGAGATGAGTTAATATCCGTTTTGAACTCTGCAGGCTTCCCTCTCATGAAGATCACAGCCAACGATCGAAATCTGCTTTCTTATCTTCCTCAGGAGGCTTTGTATGATTCCAATTTCCTTCGTTTTCATGAAGCTAGTTCCACTAAGACACTTGGGGTGGTCTGGAATGCGCTGACTGACACATTTAGTTACGTTGTTAAATCGTTTCAATCTCATGAACATATGACAAAACGTATGGTTCTCTCCGCTGTTGCTCAGTTGTTTGATCCAGCTGGGTGGGTAGCGCCGGTAGTAATTCGCTCGAAGATTCTAATGCAGCAGTTATGGTTGGAAGGGATTGATTGGGATGATGTTCTCAGTTCCGATGCATTGTCAAAATGGAATAACCTAGTATCCGATCTGGAACACATTGGGCATATTTCGATACCAAGATGGTTGCAATATTGTCCATCTGATACAATAGAAATACATGGGTTCTGCGATGCCTCCCAGTCTGCGATGTGCGCATGTATATATGTTCGTTGTAAAACCTCAAGTCCAGTTGTTTTTTCTAATCTGTTATTGGCGAAGAGTAAGGTTGCACCCTTAAAACCAGTCTGCTTGCCACGTCTCGAACTCAATGGGGCATTTCTTCTAGCTCGTCTTGTAAAGTTTGTCATTTCGACATTCGATTTTGCGATAAGTGGGGTGACATTGTGGACAGATTCGTCCATTGTTCTTGGTTGGCTCTCCAAGCCACCATGGACGTGGGAGACATATGTTGCTAACAGGACGTCAAAAATACATGATTTGGCTCCTAATGCCGTTTGGAGACATGTGTCCACACAGGATAATCCCGCCGATCTTGGTACAAGAGGTTGTAGACCTCAAGATCTGGTCGGTAATTCCCTTTGGTTCCATGGTCCAAGGTGGTTAACTAATCCACCTGAGAATTGGCCTGGAAGAAATCCACTGATGGTGACAGACATAGGAAAGCGAAAGGATGTTCAAGTCTGGTATGGGCGACTGGATGAGACTGATGAGTTGGATAGGTTCTCCTCTTATTCACGTGCGCTAAAAGTAATTTCGTACATTTTTCGATTCTATAATAACTGTCGCAGTCGAATCCAAGCATGTCACCGGGATATATCCCCTGTACTTTCCCAAGATGAGGTAAATAAAACGAAACAAAGATTGATTTCTCTTGCACAGAAACGGTTCTATTCGGAGGAGTACGAATATTTAGACAGATCTGAACCTTTACCACGGAAAAGCGCTTTGATGTGCTTAAATCCTTTTATCGACGATCATGGGGTTCTTCGGGTAAATGGAAGACTTACAGATTCTTCTCTGCCCTATAATGAGCGTTATCCCATCATTTTGCCTGGCAATTCACGTCTGTGCCATTTGTATCTGGTTcatttgcaccaatttttggcacatggtgAGTGTACACTAATGTGCCGCATGGCACAAACGGAATTCTATATATCTCGGCTCAAACCAAGAGTAAAATCGATAATCCACAAATGTAAGACTTGTATAGTTTACAAACAGAAACGATGTCATCAGATAATGGCACCATTGCCACCTGAGAGGTGCATCATTACACCTCCTTTCCATGTTACTGGGATCGATTTCGCCGGTCCATTTGACATTAGAAGCTCCTCTTTGCGAAAGTCTCCACTCATGAAAGGGTACGTCAGCATCTTTGTATGCTTCTCAACGAAGGCTGTTCATTTGGAACCTTGTTCTGAATTATCAACAGCGGCGTTTGAGGCGGCTTTTTCTCGGTTTGTTGGTAGGCGAGGCCTACCCAGAAGGGTAGTAACTGATAATGGTCGGAATTTTCTTGGAGCTAGTCGTAAAATGCTCAAAGAGTTTCGAACATTCATCAACGGGGCAGAAAAGGACATTTCTCAGAAATACACGTCTCATGGGTTTGAATGGCAATTTATTCCTCCTTATGCTCCACATATGGGAGGACTATGGGAATCAGCCGTAAAGAGTTTTAAACATCATTTCAAACGAATAGCCGGTAGCCATAGGTTCACATTTGAACAATTTGCCACAGTACTTGCTCGCATAGAAGGTGTTCTTAATTCAAGGCCAATATCATCCGTTTCCGAAGATCCAACGGACTTAACAGCACTCACTCCAGGACATTTTTTGAAGGGAGCTCCTATAATGGCGCTTCCTGAACCAGTTATACAAAACTTATCACTACTTAACAGGTGGACGAAACTTAAAGCTATACACCGCCAATTTGCCACCAGATGGAAGGAGGACTACTTGAAAGCCTTGCATAAGAGATACAAATGGAAAAACacaacattaaatttaaaagttgGGGACTTAGTGGTTGTGATGGACGATTTGTTACCTCCCAACGACTGGAAATTGGGTAGAGTAGTTCAGACTCACCACGGATCGGACAACAATACCCGAGTCGCTGACATAAAAGTTTCTTCTGGCATTGTTACGCGGCCAATTGTAAAACTATGTTATCTGCCACTAATGGACGAGACGTCATAA